The proteins below come from a single Denticeps clupeoides chromosome 15, fDenClu1.1, whole genome shotgun sequence genomic window:
- the lrrn3b gene encoding leucine-rich repeat neuronal protein 3, whose amino-acid sequence MKKLSFLDCLLLALAVASFAQASEDRIDCPQKCVCEIRPWFSPNSVYIEAPTVDCNDLGIFHLPKRLPTDTQVLLLQTNNIAKIDKPLEYLANLTEIDLSQNNLSSVGDLNLGHLSQLLSLHMEENWIRFLPDDSVSQLPGLQELYLNHNLISSIAPAAFRGLQGLNRLHLNSNRLQTISSVWFESLPNLDILMIGENPVISIQDMNFRPLRNLRSLVLTRMNLSRLPDDALSGLDNLESISFYDNTFSEVPHGALRNLKNLKFLDLNKNPIGRIQRGDFVDMLHLKELGINSMPDLVSIDSFALNNLPELTKIEATNNPKLSYIHPNAFYKLPRLETLMLNGNALSALHRITVESLPNLKEVSMHSNPIRCDCVVRWMNMNKTHIRFMEADSLFCVEPPEYEGQHVRQIHFREMMEICLPLISPESLPTYVQAANGSSVSLHCRAFAEPEPDIYWITPSGSKVLPNTVTDKYYMHPEGTFDIYDITVKESGLYTCVAHNLVGADLKSVSVEVNGYFPQPANISLNVNIKSVEANSILVSWKALHGSLAPIVKWYTTSSTKHPTMAFTSRVPSDVNTYNLTHLSPSTQYKVCVDIPNVLHKGNTECVNVTTKGLEPAAAETERWDAAMVAVPGLLLAMISVACLLICASLRNHHSYGDLRKCQSKTSLAPLVGLHSPFTRLWISGKGMPTAVEVKATVINVSDNAF is encoded by the coding sequence ATGAAGAAACTGTCATTTTTGGACTGCTTGCTTCTAGCACTTGCTGTTGCTTCTTTTGCTCAGGCATCAGAGGACCGAATTGACTGCCCTCaaaagtgtgtatgtgaaaTTCGGCCCTGGTTTTCTCCCAATTCTGTGTATATAGAGGCTCCAACAGTTGACTGTAATGACTTGGGTATTTTCCATTTGCCCAAGAGACTCCCCACAGACACTCAAGTGTTATTACTGCAGACCAACAACATTGCCAAGATTGACAAGCCTTTGGAATACTTAGCTAATCTGACAGAGATTGACCTATCGCAAAACAACTTATCCTCCGTAGGTGACCTGAACCTGGGCCACCTTTCTCAGCTACTGTCCCTCCACATGGAAGAGAACTGGATACGTTTCCTCCCTGATGACTCGGTCTCCCAGCTGCCAGGGCTGCAGGAGCTCTATCTAAACCACAACCTGATCTCCTCCATCGCTCCTGCTGCCTTCAGAGGCCTGCAGGGCCTGAACAGGCTCCATCTCAATTCCAACCGACTGCAGACCATCAGCAGTGTGTGGtttgagtccctcccgaatctGGACATTCTGATGATTGGAGAGAATCCAGTCATCTCCATTCAGGACATGAACTTCAGACCACTGAGAAACCTTCGCAGCCTGGTTCTGACTCGGATGAATCTTTCCAGGTTACCAGATGATGCTCTGTCAGGCCTGGACAACCTCGaaagcatttcattttatgACAACACGTTCTCTGAGGTGCCCCATGGGGCTCTGAGGAACCTCAAGAACCTCAAATTCCTGGACCTAAACAAAAACCCTATTGGGCGAATACAGAGGGGGGACTTTGTCGATATGCTTCACCTCAAAGAGCTAGGCATCAACAGCATGCCAGACCTGGTTTCCATCGACAGTTTTGCCCTGAACAATTTGCCTGAGCTGACCAAAATAGAAGCCACCAACAATCCCAAACTGTCCTACATCCACCCAAATGCCTTCTACAAGCTGCCCaggctggagacactcatgctGAACGGGAACGCCCTCAGCGCTCTGCACAGGATTACAGTGGAGTCCCTGCCCAACCTGAAGGAGGTCAGCATGCACTCCAACCCGATTCGCTGCGACTGTGTGGTGCGCTGGATGAACATGAACAAGACCCATATCCGCTTCATGGAAGCCGACTCGCTGTTCTGCGTGGAGCCACCGGAGTACGAGGGCCAGCATGTCCGGCAGATCCACTTCCGGGAGATGATGGAGATTTGCCTGCCGCTCATTTCCCCCGAGAGCCTGCCCACGTACGTGCAAGCCGCGAACGGAAGTTCAGTCTCCTTGCACTGCAGAGCGTTTGCCGAACCCGAGCCAGACATCTACTGGATCACGCCGTCTGGGAGTAAAGTCTTACCCAACACTGTTACCGACAAGTACTACATGCATCCTGAGGGAACCTTTGACATATACGACATCACAGTGAAAGAGTCTGGGCTGTACACCTGTGTGGCCCACAATCTTGTCGGAGCAGACCTGAAGTCCGTCTCGGTGGAGGTGAATGGATATTTCCCACAGCCTGCCAACATCTCCTTGAATGTCAACATCAAATCCGTGGAAGCCAATTCTATTCTGGTGTCTTGGAAGGCTTTGCATGGCAGCCTGGCACCGATCGTCAAATGGTACACAACATCCAGCACCAAGCACCCGACCATGGCCTTCACGTCACGGGTCCCGTCTGATGTGAACACGTACAACCTCACACACCTGAGCCCTTCAACCCAGTACAAAGTGTGTGTGGACATCCCAAACGTGCTCCACAAAGGAAACACTGAATGTGTGAATGTCACCACCAAAGGATTAGAGCCAGCAGCCGCGGAAACGGAGAGGTGGGATGCGGCAATGGTGGCCGTGCCTGGCCTGCTGCTTGCTATGATCTCGGTGGCCTGCCTGTTAATTTGTGCGTCCCTGAGGAACCACCACAGCTACGGAGACTTAAGAAAATGCCAGTCCAAAACGTCCCTGGCACCTCTTGTGGGTCTGCATTCTCCGTTTACAAGGCTGTGGATTTCTGGCAAAGGCATGCCCACCGCGGTGGAGGTGAAAGCCACGGTCATAAATGTATCGGACAACGCTTTCTAA